GAAGGGGGTGAGAACCGCCACGGCGCCGGCGCGGCAGAAGGAAAGCTGCCATGAGCGCCGTGCTGCCCCGCGACACGCTGCCGCCGGTGATCGCGCCGGACGAAACCAACGCGTCGATCAGCGCGAAGATCAGCGACGCGACGCTGCGTCGCCCCACCGGCTGGCTGTGGCTGGGCGGATTCGGGTTGTCGCTGCTGCTGTGTGGTGTGCTGTTCGTCGGCACCTGCTGGCTGCTGTACGCGGGCATAGGCATCTTCGGCCTGAACATCCCGGTCGCTTGGAGCTTCTTCATTGCGAACTACGTGTGGTGGATCGCAATCGGCATGGGCGGCACCTTCATCTCCGCCGCGATGTACCTGACGCGGCAGGGCTGGCGCAATTCGATCAACCGCTTCGCCGAGGCGATGACGGTGTTCGCGGTGTCGGTGTCGGGCATCTTCCCGATCCTGCACTTGGGGCGCCCGTGGTTTTTCTATTGGCTATTCCCCTACCCCGACATCATGAACCTGTGGCCGCAGTGGCGCAGTTCGCTGGAATGGGATTTCTGGGCGATCCTCGCGTACCTGATCGTGTCGATCCTGTATTGGTACATCGGGATGCTTCCCGATTTGGCGACGCTGCGCGACCGCGCGCCCACGCGCGCGCAGGCGCGCTTCTACGGGCTGCTGTCGCTGGGCTGGCGCGGCGAAGCGCGGCACTGGATGCGCTTCGAACAATTCAACCTGATCACCGCCGGCCTCGCGGTGACGCTGGTGTTCTCCGTGCACAGCATGGTGGCGCTGGATTTTTCCGAAGGCCTGGTGCCCGGCTGGCACGAGACGATCTTTCCGCCGTTCTTCGTCGCCGGCGCGCTGTTCTCGGGCTTCGCGATGGTGCTGGTACTCGGCATCCCGCTGCGCAAGTGGTTCGGCTTCGAGGCGTACCTCACCGAACGCCACATCGTGAACATGGCCAAGATGATGCTGGCCGCGGGACTGTTCGTCGACTACAGCTACTTCTCGGAAATCTTCACCGCGTTCTGGTCGATGGACAAGTACGACATGGCGATGACGATGCATCGCGTGGTCGGCCCTTACGCGTGGGTGTTCTGGGGCACGGTGCTGTTCAACGTGCTGCTGATCCAGTTGCTGTGGCTCCCGCGCGTGCGACGCAGCGCCGACGCTGTATTCGTGATCGCGCTGGGCGTGCTGGTCGGCATGTGGCTGGAGCGATTCATGCTGGTCGTCACCAGCCTGTACGAGGACTTCCTGCCGTCCGCGTGGGGCATGTTCTGGCCGACCGTGTGGGACCTCCTGTTCCTGATCGGCTCGATCGGCCTGTTCTTCTTCATGTTCCTGTTGTTCACGCGCATGCTGCCGATGCTGTCGATGTTCGAGTTGCGCAAGCTGGCTGCATCGTTGCAGCGCAAGGAGGCGCGGCCATGAGCGTGCCGCTGCACGGTTTGCTGGCGGAATTTTCCGAAGCGGAGCATCTGCTCGCGGCGGTGCGGCGTGCGCGCGATGAGGGTTACTACGCGGCGTGCATCGAAGCGTACTCGCCCTACCCCGTCGAAGGCCTGGACAAGGCGCTGGACGCACGCCACCACTGGGTGCCGTTCTGGATGCTGATCGGCGCGATCGGCGGCGGCGCGTTCACCTATTGGCTGGAATGGTGGTCGGCGGCGGTGAACTATCCGATCAACGTGGGCGGCCGGCCGACATTCTCGTGGCCCGCATTCATTCCGCCCGCGGTGGAGATGACGATCCTGTGGGCGGTGCTGCTGGGCGTGCTGGCCGTGTTGTACGGCGCGCGCCTGCCGCGCGTCCACCATCCGCTGTTCGAAAGCCGTGAATTCGAACGCGCGACCAGCGACCACTTCTTCCTGCTGGTGCGCGGCAACGATCCGTCGTTCGATGCGCAACGCACGCAGGCGTTCTTGGAAAGCCTCTCGCCGCTGTCGGTCGTGGAGGTGGCGGAAGAATGAACGCCCGCATGCCCGCGAGTTTTTCCCTCACCCTAGCCCTCTCCCGCGAGCGGGAGAGGGGACAAAAGCGAGCGCGATGCTGTTCCTTCCCCCGCTTGCGGGGGAAGGTGGCCGCAGGCCGGATGGGGGGAATACTCGCGATATGCGCGATCGCACTGGCGCTTGCCGGCTGCGAACGCGGCATGCACGAGATGTACGACCAGCCGAAGTACAAGCCGCTGACGTCGAGTCCGTTGTGGCCGGACGGCAATTCGTCGCGTCCGCACGTGCCCGGCACGCAGCCCTTTTCCGCGGGCGCCCTGGCCGGCGTTTCGAGTGGACGCCTGGATCGTGTCGCGCTGGTGCCGCCGGCCGGTCCTGTGACGGGTGTCGACGCGAACGGCAAGCCGCTCGCGCAGGCCGGCGCCGCCGCCGCGCCCGGCTATTCCAACCCACTGTCGATCACGCCGCAACTGCTGGCACGCGGCCAACAACGCTTCGACATCTATTGCGCGCCCTGCCACAGCCGCGTGGGCGACGGCGACGGCATGATCGCCGAGCGCGGCTTCCCGCATCCGCCGAGTTACCACACGGACGCGCTGCGCGACGCGCCGGACAGCCACTTCTACCAAGTGATCACCGACGGTTACGGCGTGATGTATTCCTACGCCGACCGCGTGTCGCCGCATGATCGCTGGGCGATCGTCGCGTATATCCGCGCCTTGCAGTTGAGCCAGCATGCGCCGAAGTCGGATTTGAGTGCAGACGATCTCGCGAGGCTCGCCCCCATCCGACCTTCGGCCACCGTTGCTAGGCTCGCGCATCCTGCGCTCGCCAAGCAACCCGGCCCTCAACATCCTGCTTCGGGCGTTCGCCAGCGCGCGAACGGCCCCCAGCCGTTCGCAAACGCGCTGGCTCACCCCCGCAAGCGGGGGAAGGAGAAAACCCGATGAACGCTTGGCTGCCGCGCACGCTCGCGCAATGGTTCGCGCTGCCGATCGGCATCGCGGCGCTGGTCGCGTGCGCGCTGCTCGGCTTGTGGGATGATCCGAAGCAAACGATGCTTTCGTGGCTGTACGCGTTTTTCTTTTTCACTGGCCTTTCGGTCGGCAGCCTCGCGCTGCTGATGACGCATTCGCTCACCGGCGGCGCGTGGGGCTGGTGCATTCGCGCGCCGTTGCTGGCCGCTGCGAGACTGTTGCCGCTGATGGCTGTCGCGGTGATTCCGCTGCTGGTCGAGATGCGCGTGTTGTATCCGTGGACCGCGCCGGCGCCGAACGCTCAGGCGCCGGCGCAAAGCTGGTATCTCGCCGACACGTTTTTCATTGTCCGCACCGTGGTGTATTTCGCGGTGTGGATCGGCTGGCTGACCGCTTTCACGCGCAACATGCACGACCGTGTGATCGCGCGCCGCATCGCCGCGCCCGGCCTGATCCTGTTCGGCATCACGTCGTATCTCGCCGCCACCGACTGGGCGATCTCACTGACGCCGCACTGGCACTCGTCGGTGTTCGGAATGATGGTGGGCGCCGGCTGGATGCTGGTGGCGTGCGCGTTCGCTACCGCAATCGTGGCATGGACGCGCGTGGAAAACGAACTCGCGACGCCGGACGTGCTGCACGACCTCGGCAACCTCATGCTGATGTTCGTGCTGGCGTGGGCGTATCTCGCCTTCATGCAGTACCTGACGATCTGGATCGCCGATCTGCCCGACGAGAACGCGTGGTACATCCCGCGCACGCTGACGTCTTGGCGGTACCTCGCGTGGTTCCTGATCGCGTGTCTGTTCGTGTTGCCGTTCCTGGCGTTGCTGTCGCGTGCCGCGAAGCGCCGGCGCATATGGTTGCGCACGATCGCGTCGATGCTGGTGATCGCGAACTTCGCCGACGCGTTCTGGCTGATCGTGCCGGGCCTGCGCCCGTTCGGTTTCACGCTGCACTGGACCGACCTGTGCGCGCCGCTGGGCCTGGGCGCATTGTGGTGGTGCGGCTATCTCGGCCAACTGCGGCACGCACGGCGCGAACTCGTCATTCCTTCGGACGCCGTCGCCGGCATGGAGCGCTCGCATGGCTGAGATGGAAAAACCTTTCGGCCACGAGCCGGATGCGATCGACTACCGCACGATCCTGATTAGCGCAGGCATCCTCGCGGCGGCCGTGATCGGCGTGGTGCTGGGCCTGCACGCGGTCCTCACCGGTGCGGTGATGCCCAACTACGCCGAAGTCGCCGCACGACCGGGCCAGGTTCCACCGGAACCGCGCCTGCAGCCGCACCCGCAAGCCGACCTCGCGAAGTTCCGCGCGCAAAAGGAGGCGCTGCTGTCGGGTTACGCATGGACCGATGCGCAACACGACTACGCGCGCATTCCGATCGAGCGCGCGATGCAGATTTATGTGCAGAAGCATGCGCGTGCGAAGACCGCACCGGCGTCGGCTTCGAGCAGCGCCAAAGCGGCAGTGCCGGGAGCACAGCGATGAACCACGAGCGCCGGCTTTTGGCTCCCTCTCCCCCAAACGGCTTTTTGTTTGGGGGAGAGGGCTGGGGTGAGGGGGCGAACCTTCCCGTTCACCTCAACGGTATGGCTCACCGCGAGGTCAACCCCCTCACCCTGCCCTCTCCCCCATCGAGAAGCGATGGGGGAGAGGGTTCAAACGCGCGCGCACTCGTCGCGCTTGCGGGCGTGCTGGCGCTCGCGTTGTTACTGGTGGCGAATGCTTGCTTTGCCGCGACGCCGGCGTCCCACGTCCGCGCCCCGCCCGACTTGCACCAGCGCGTCGGCTTCGATCAGGAACTCGGCGCGCAGGTGCCTCTCGATGCGGTCTTCAACGACGCGAACGGCAATCCCGTAACACTGCGCAACCTGCTGCACGGCAAGCCCGTGCTGCTGGTACCAGGCTACTTCACCTGCAAGACGCTGTGCAGCATCGTGCGTACGGGCGTCGCCAACGGCGTGCGCGGCAGCGGCTTCGCGCCGGGCCAGCAATTCGACGTGGTGCTGGTCAGCATCGATCCGAAGGAGACGCCCGAAGATGCGCGTAACGCGCAGCGCATCGACGCGGCGAACCATCCCGATGCCGGTGTCGCGCAATGGCATTACCTCACCGGCCCGCAAACGTCGATCGCGCCGTTGATGCACGCGATCGGCTTCCGCTACCTGTTCGATGCGCGCAGCGACCAGTTCGACCACGCGACGGGCGTGGTGGTGCTGACCCCGGAGGGACGGATTTCGCAGTACCTGTTCGGTGTGAAGTTCCCGGCCGAAACGTTGCGGCTGGCGTTGTTCAATGCGTCGAACGGACACGTCGGCAACCTGATCGACCGGCTGGTGCTGCTGTGCTGCCAGTACGACACGTCCACCGGCCGCTACACCTTGACGATCCACCGGATCATGCAAGGACTCGGCATTTCCTTCGCGGTATTGCTGGCGGGCTTCGTCGTATTCCTGCGCCGCGGCGAGATGCAACGCAAGCGGAGGGAAGCATGAACGCCGGCGGCTTCTGGCATCTGCTGCCCAACGCCTCGACCAACGCCAAGCCGCTGGACGAATTGTGGTGGGCGATGGTCGGGTTGTGCGCGCTGGTGGCGATCGGCGTGTTCGTGGTGATGTTCGTATTCTGCATCCGCTATCGCAAAGGGCGGCCTGCTGATCGCCATCTCGCCAAGGACACGCTGCCAGTGGAACTTACCTGGACGGCCGTGCCGTTCCTGATCTTCATGGGCGTGTTCGTGTGGAGCCTCACGCTGTACGCGCGCAGCCGCACGCCGCCCGCGAATGCGGAAACCATTTACGTGGTCGCCAAGCAGTGGATGTGGAAGATCCAGCATCCCGGCGGCCAGCGCGAGATCAACACGCTGCACGTGCCGACCGGCGTGCCGATCCGGCTGATGATGACGTCGCAGGATGTCATCCACAGTTTCTTTGTTCCCGCGTTCCGCGTGAAGCAGGACGTACTGCCCGGCCGCTACACGCAACTGTGGTTCACCGCGATCGAGCCCGGCGATTACCCGCTGTATTGCACGCAGTACTGCGGGCTCGATCACTCGAAGATGGGCGGCCAGGTGATCGTGATGCGGCCGCGCGCCTACGCGCGCTGGCTGGATGAGAACAACACCGGCACCAGCCTCGCCGCGCAGGGCGCCGCGCTGTTCCGCGCCAAGGGTTGCAGCGGCTGCCACGGCGCGAACGCGTCGGTGCACGCGCCGGATCTCGACGGCATCTACGGCCGCATCGTGCATCTGTCGGACGGCAGCACCGTCGCCGCGGACGACCGCTACATCCACGACTCGATCATGCTGCCCGACAAGCAGATCGTCGCCGGCTATGCGCCGATCATGCCGTCGTTCTCGGGCGAACTCACCGAGAGCCAGGTGCTCGCGATCATCGCGTACCTGAAGTCCACCAAGCCGGGCGCGCAGCCCGCGCATGAGGGCACCAAGCAATGAACGCCACCGTCATCACGCCGGATCTTCCGGAACTGGAACCACCGCGCAGTTTCTATACGTACAAGTCGGGACTCGGGAGCTGGCTGCTCACCACCGACCACAAGCGCATCGCCATCCTGTACGCGGTCACGATCACGCTGTTCTTCATCATGGGCGGCGTGGCGGCGGCGATGATGCGGATCAACCTGGTCGAACCGCAGGGCGCGCTGCTTTCCGCCGAAACCTACAACAAGACCTTCACCTTCCACGGCGTGGTGATGGTGTGGTTCTTCCTGATTCCGTCGATACCCGCGACGCTGGGCAACTTCCTGTTGCCGATCATGATCGGCGCGCGCGACCTCGCCTTCCCGCGCCTCAATCTGATGAGCTGGTACCTGTTCGTGATCGGCGGCTGTTTCACGATCGCCTGCCTGCTGCTGGGCGGCGTCGACACCGGCTGGACGTTCTACACGCCGTTCTCGACGATGTTCTCCAACACCAACGTGATCCTGGTCGCGGTCGGCGTGTTCGTCACCGGTTTCTCGACGATCCTCACCGGGCTCAATTTCATCGTCACCACGCACAAGCTGCGGATGCCCGGCATGACCTGGTTCAAGCTGCCGCTGTTCGTGTGGGGCATGTACGCGGTGAGCCTGGTGATGGTGCTGGCGACGCCGGTGCTGGCGATGACGCTGTCGCTGATCGGGCTGGAGCGCATCGCGCAGGTCGGCATCTTCGATCCGGCGCTGGGCGGCGATCCGCTGCTGTTCCAGCACATGTTCTGGTTCTACTCGCACCCGGCCGTGTACATCATGATCCTGCCGGCGATGGGCGTGGCCAGCGAGATCATCCCGTGTTTCGCGCGGCGCAAGATCTTCGGCTACGAGTTCATGGTGTACGCGCTGGTCGGGATTTCGGTGATCGGCTTCCTCGTGTGGGGCCACCACATGTTCGTGGCCGGGATGTCGCCGACCGCCACGCTGGTGTTCTCGATCCTGTCGTTCGCGATCGCGGTGCCGTCGGCGATCAAGGTGTTCAACTGGACCGCGACGCTGCGGCGCGGGCGCATCACCTTCGAGGCGCCAATGCTGTACGCGCTGGGCTTCGTCGGGCTGTTCATGATCGGCGGCATGAGCGGGTTGATGCTGGCCGCGCCCGCGCTGGACATCCCGCTGCACGCGACCTACTTCGTGATCGCGCATTTCCACTACGTGATGGTGGGCGGCACGGTGATGGCGTACCTCGGCGGCATCCATTACTGGTGGCCGAAGATCACCGGGCGGCTTTATTCGGAAGCGTGGGCGCGCTTCGCCGCGATCCTGATGTTCTTCGGGTTCAACTTCACGTTCTTCCCGCAATACGTGCTCGGCTACCTCGGCATGCCGCGCCGCTACCACGCGTATCCGCCACAGTTCCAGACGCTCAACATCTTGTCGTCGGCGGGCGCGTCGATCCTCGCGCTCGCGTACCTGATTCCGGTGGTGTATCTCGGCTGGTCGCTTTTCCGCGGCGCGCGCGCGGGCAACAATCCGTGGGGCGCGCGCGGACTCGAATGGCAGACCACCTCGCCGCCGCCCAAGCAGAATTTCCTGGAACGGCCGGTGGTGCAGAAAGCCTACGCCTACGACGAACCCTCGCCGGACGGCCAGCCCGCGTCGGGAGCGACGGCATGAACAGCAGCATCGCCGAGCTTCGCGCGCGCGGATTGATCGCGGAACAGTTCGACGACGCGGAACAGCAGCACGCGACCGCGCAGTTCGGGATGTGGGTGTTCCTCGCCACCGAAGTGCTGTTCTTCGGCGTGCTGTTCGCGGGCTACGCGGTGTGCCGCGTACGCGATCCGGAAGGATTCCTGCTGGGCAGCCAGCACACGGAAATCCTGTTCGGCGCGGTCGAGGCCGGGATTCTGCTGCTCTCCAGCGCGACCGTCACTTTTGCGGTGAACCTGATCAAGTTCGACGCGCGCCGGATGGTCGTGGTGCTGCTGGCGATCACCGCGCTGCTGGGCGTCGTCTTCCTGGTGCTGCACGGCGTCGAGTATTCCCACGAACACGACGAACACCTGATGGTCGGCGTCGACTTCGCGCAGCACGGACCGCACGCGCGCGGCATCGAACTGTTCTTCTTCCTCTACTACGCGATGACGCTATACCACAGCCTGCACGTGCTGGTCGGCGTGTGCGTGATCGCGACGATGGGTGTGCTGGTGTGGCGCGGAAAAATCCGTGGCGAATACACCACGCCGCTGGTGGTGGCGGGACTGTATTGGCACCTGGTGGACATCGTGTGGATTTTTTTGTTTCCGTTGATGTATTTGATCGGACGGTAGGAAGAGTGCCTCGTCTAGTCCGTCAGCCTCTTCTTTCTCGTCATTCCGGACAAGCCCGCGTAGCGGGCGCGACCCGGAACCCAGTGACTTTGCTCTCACTCGAAAAGTCACTGGGTTCCGGGTTCCACCCGCAAACAGCGCGGATGGCCCCGGAATGACGAGCAAAAAGAGATCGATTCCTGAGAGTCGAACCATGAACCGCGAAATCCTGAAACAAACCGCACGCACGCCGGCATTGGCATTGCTCGGATTGCTGGCACTGCTCGCCATCAACATCGGCCTCGCCTACACGCCGATCACGCAATACCTGCGCCTGCCGGTGAAGCTGACGATCTGCTTCGGGATGGCGTTCACGCTGATGGTGTTCTGCATGCACCTGCATCGCGCGACCGGCCTGCTGCGGCTGGCCGCGGCGACGGGGTTCGCTTGGCTGGCGATCATGATCGGGCTGATGCTCACCGATTACTTCACGCGCGTGCCCTTGCCGCCGCAGTGGTGATGGACGAGTTCAGGAGAGGTTGCGTGCCGGACACCCACACTCCGTGGACGGACGAGACAAGGAGAATCCGCATGGAACAGCAATGGGACTTCTTCAAGCAAAGCGAGACGTCGATGGGCGTCTTCTATCCGATGCACTACATCGTCGCGGGCTACAACGACATGCACGAAGCGCAGGCCGCCGAAGCGGCGTTCCGCGAATCCGGCGTCGCCGCCGATGACGTGCGCGCCGCGACCGGCGGTTTCGTGGCGGGCCAGCTCGAAACGCGCCCCGACCGGAACCTGCTGGACAAGATCGGGAACGCGGTGGTCAAGCACGTCGGCACCGAAAAAGGCTACATCGCCGAAGACAAGATGCACGCCGACGATGGCGGCGCGTTCCTGTTCGTGTACGCGCCGGAAGACGCAGACGCCGCGAACGCGAAAGCGGTCTTCGAAAAGAACCCGCCGGTGTTCGCGCGGCGTTACCTGCGTGTGGCCATCGAGCAGATCGTCAGGAACCCGAAAGCGCCGTGACCGCGCCTTCCGCCACCAGCCGCTCGATCAGTTCGCTGACGTGCATGGCGTCCAGCGGCTTGACCAGGTGCTCGTTGAATCCCGCCGCGATCGCACGCGCGCGGTCGCTGGCCTGACCGTAACCGGTGATCGCCACCAGCGGCAGATGTTCGAACCCGGCGGTGCGCCGCACCGTTTGCGCCACTTCGTAGCCGTCGATCACCGGCAAGCCGATGTCGACCAGCGCGACCTGCGGGTTGAACGCCTGCATGGTCGCGAGCGCCGCCGCGCCGTCGCTGGCGACCGCGGTGCGGTAGCCCATTTCCTGCAGCAGCAGCGCGAGGTTTTCCGCGGCCGGCGCGTAGTCGTCGACGACAAGGACGCGGATGCGCTCGGCAAGCGCAGCCGCCTTGGCGGGCAGCGCGTCCTGCTCCGTCGCGGCGCCGGCATGCGTGCGATCGAGCAGCGGCAGCCGCACGGTGAATTCGCTGCCCTTGTACGCGCCGTCGCTCGCGGCGGCAACGCTGCCGCCGTGCAGCAGCACGATGCTGCGGACGATGGACAGTCCGAGCCCGAGGCCGCCGCGCGAACGGTCGAGCGCGCGTTCGTCCTGGATGAAGGATTCGAAAATCCGCGGCAGCAGGTCCGGCGCGATGCCCTGCCCCTCGTCGCGCACGCGCAGCACCACCTGCCCGTCTTCGGCCTTGGCCGAAAGCCACACGTTGCGGTCGGGCGGCGAATACTTGGCGGCGTTGCCGAGCAGGTTCACCAGCACCTGCACCAGCCGGCGGCGGTCGCCGCGAACCACCAGGCCTTCCTCGACGTGCACGTGCAGGGTCTGCCGGCCGGATTCCATCGCGGGCTGCGTCGTTTCGACCGCGGCGGCGACGATGCCGGCGATGTCGACGCGCTCCGAATCGAGCTCCACCTTGCCGGTCGCGATGCGCGCGACGTCCAGCAGGTCGTTGACGAGCCCGGTGAGATGCTGCACCTGCGCCTCGATCACCCCGCGTTCGCGCGTCAGCACGTCGGGTGCGCGCAGCTTCATCAGTTGCAGGGTGGTGGCGATGGGCGCCAGCGGGTTGCGCAACTCGTGGCCCAGCATCGCGATGAATTCATCCTTGGCGCGGCTGGCACGCTGCAACTCGGCCTCGCGTTCGCGCAGCGCCGCATCCTTGCGCGCACGTTCGATGGCCGACCACGCGCGCTCGGCAACGTCTTCGACCAGCCGCACTTCCTCGGGCGTCCATGCGCGCGGCGTACGGCTGCCCACCACCAGCGCCCAGACCGGATGTTGCCCGGTCGCGCGCAGGGGCGCCGCGATGAATGCGGCATGGCCTTGCAGCGCGAGCAGCGCCTGCCTTTCGGCGGCGGAGAAGCCGGGTTCGGCGCGGACATCGTCGACCGTCAATGGCTCGGTTTCCAGCCGCCGCATGCACGCGGGAAAATCCGAGAGCGGCACTTCGCCCTCCATGCCGTACGCGGGCGGCAGGTCGCCGCCGCGATGTTCCGCGATCATCCGCGCGCGATTGTCGGCAAGCGACACCTGCGCCATGTAGCAGCGGTCCACCTCCAGATGCTGGGCCAGCATGCGCACGCATACCGCGCCGATGGCGTCGCCGCCGGGCTGCTCGCGCAGCGCATCGGAAAGCGTCAGCAGGAACTCGTGCCGGTGCTCGCTCTCGCGCAGCACGCGGTCCACCTGCTTGCGCGAACTGATGTCGCGGGCGATCTTCGAGGCGGCCACCACCTTGCCGTGGCGGTCCATGATCGGCGAGACGGTGAGCGCGATGTCGATCAGCGAGCCGTCCTTGCGCTGCCGCACCGTTTCGTAATGATCCACGCGCTCGCCGCGGCGCAGCCGTGCGAGGATGCCGGGTTCCTCGTTGACGCGGTCGGGCGGCATCAGGATCGTGACCGGCTTGCCGATCACCTCGTCCGCGGTGTAGCCGAAGATGCGTTCCGCGCCCGCGTTCCAGGTTTCGATGATGCCATTGAGATCCTTGCGGATGATCGCGTCATCGGAACTCTCGACGATCGCGGCCAGCCGGCTGTTGGTGATCTCGGTCTGCTTGCGCTCGGTGATGTCGTTGAACACCACCGCGAGCAGGCGGCTGCCCTCACCGCCGATGCGCGAATAGCGCACGCTGAACCAGCGCCCGAGGTCGGACTGGAAATTCTCGATGCGTTCCGGCTGGCCGCTCCGCAGCACGCGCGCGACGGCGTCCAGCCAGTGCGATTCCGGATGCGGGAACAGTTCGCGCGCCGACTTGCCGACGACGTCCGCGCGTCCCGTATGCCGCTCGAAGGCCTGGTTCACTTCGCGGAAATGCAGGTCGACGGGCGCGCCGTCCGCACCGAGCTCAACCCGCAGGATGCAAAAGGCCTCCTCGATGCTTTCGAACAGCGCGCGATACTTCGCTTCGCTTTCGCGCAGCCCGGGTTCCGCATCGCCGCTTTCGCCCACCGTGCGTGCACGATCCGGGTCGCGCTCCGTACCCATCCGCCACCTCGCCCCACGACAATGCCTCGCGGGCTGCAAGTATGGCACGCGGCGGCCGAGCAATCCGCGCGCGGCGGATCGCCGACGATGCTGAAAATTTTTCCGGATCGAAACCTTCTGGAACGGTTCGTGTCGAGTCCTTCGGCGAAGCCAAGACGGGCTGTACGAGGCTGAGTTTCGCGAAATCGAAACACCGTCACTCCGCGGCGTGCAGCGCTCCGACTTCCTCGCAATTCGCGGCGCTACGCCCGTGGGGTTTATGTTCCGCCGTCGTCACTCCGCTTCGGCGTGCTCGCGGATCAGCTCTTCCTTGCGGCTGGCCAGCTGTTTGCCGAGCTTCTCCAACTCGTCGCTGGAGAA
The genomic region above belongs to Rhodanobacteraceae bacterium and contains:
- a CDS encoding Molybdopterin oxidoreductase; amino-acid sequence: MSAVLPRDTLPPVIAPDETNASISAKISDATLRRPTGWLWLGGFGLSLLLCGVLFVGTCWLLYAGIGIFGLNIPVAWSFFIANYVWWIAIGMGGTFISAAMYLTRQGWRNSINRFAEAMTVFAVSVSGIFPILHLGRPWFFYWLFPYPDIMNLWPQWRSSLEWDFWAILAYLIVSILYWYIGMLPDLATLRDRAPTRAQARFYGLLSLGWRGEARHWMRFEQFNLITAGLAVTLVFSVHSMVALDFSEGLVPGWHETIFPPFFVAGALFSGFAMVLVLGIPLRKWFGFEAYLTERHIVNMAKMMLAAGLFVDYSYFSEIFTAFWSMDKYDMAMTMHRVVGPYAWVFWGTVLFNVLLIQLLWLPRVRRSADAVFVIALGVLVGMWLERFMLVVTSLYEDFLPSAWGMFWPTVWDLLFLIGSIGLFFFMFLLFTRMLPMLSMFELRKLAASLQRKEARP
- a CDS encoding DUF3341 domain-containing protein; protein product: MSVPLHGLLAEFSEAEHLLAAVRRARDEGYYAACIEAYSPYPVEGLDKALDARHHWVPFWMLIGAIGGGAFTYWLEWWSAAVNYPINVGGRPTFSWPAFIPPAVEMTILWAVLLGVLAVLYGARLPRVHHPLFESREFERATSDHFFLLVRGNDPSFDAQRTQAFLESLSPLSVVEVAEE
- a CDS encoding DUF3341 domain-containing protein; translation: MNARMPASFSLTLALSRERERGQKRARCCSFPRLRGKVAAGRMGGILAICAIALALAGCERGMHEMYDQPKYKPLTSSPLWPDGNSSRPHVPGTQPFSAGALAGVSSGRLDRVALVPPAGPVTGVDANGKPLAQAGAAAAPGYSNPLSITPQLLARGQQRFDIYCAPCHSRVGDGDGMIAERGFPHPPSYHTDALRDAPDSHFYQVITDGYGVMYSYADRVSPHDRWAIVAYIRALQLSQHAPKSDLSADDLARLAPIRPSATVARLAHPALAKQPGPQHPASGVRQRANGPQPFANALAHPRKRGKEKTR
- a CDS encoding Cytochrome c oxidase polypeptide II, with amino-acid sequence MNAGGFWHLLPNASTNAKPLDELWWAMVGLCALVAIGVFVVMFVFCIRYRKGRPADRHLAKDTLPVELTWTAVPFLIFMGVFVWSLTLYARSRTPPANAETIYVVAKQWMWKIQHPGGQREINTLHVPTGVPIRLMMTSQDVIHSFFVPAFRVKQDVLPGRYTQLWFTAIEPGDYPLYCTQYCGLDHSKMGGQVIVMRPRAYARWLDENNTGTSLAAQGAALFRAKGCSGCHGANASVHAPDLDGIYGRIVHLSDGSTVAADDRYIHDSIMLPDKQIVAGYAPIMPSFSGELTESQVLAIIAYLKSTKPGAQPAHEGTKQ
- a CDS encoding Cytochrome c oxidase polypeptide I; amino-acid sequence: MNATVITPDLPELEPPRSFYTYKSGLGSWLLTTDHKRIAILYAVTITLFFIMGGVAAAMMRINLVEPQGALLSAETYNKTFTFHGVVMVWFFLIPSIPATLGNFLLPIMIGARDLAFPRLNLMSWYLFVIGGCFTIACLLLGGVDTGWTFYTPFSTMFSNTNVILVAVGVFVTGFSTILTGLNFIVTTHKLRMPGMTWFKLPLFVWGMYAVSLVMVLATPVLAMTLSLIGLERIAQVGIFDPALGGDPLLFQHMFWFYSHPAVYIMILPAMGVASEIIPCFARRKIFGYEFMVYALVGISVIGFLVWGHHMFVAGMSPTATLVFSILSFAIAVPSAIKVFNWTATLRRGRITFEAPMLYALGFVGLFMIGGMSGLMLAAPALDIPLHATYFVIAHFHYVMVGGTVMAYLGGIHYWWPKITGRLYSEAWARFAAILMFFGFNFTFFPQYVLGYLGMPRRYHAYPPQFQTLNILSSAGASILALAYLIPVVYLGWSLFRGARAGNNPWGARGLEWQTTSPPPKQNFLERPVVQKAYAYDEPSPDGQPASGATA
- a CDS encoding Cytochrome c oxidase polypeptide III; translated protein: MNSSIAELRARGLIAEQFDDAEQQHATAQFGMWVFLATEVLFFGVLFAGYAVCRVRDPEGFLLGSQHTEILFGAVEAGILLLSSATVTFAVNLIKFDARRMVVVLLAITALLGVVFLVLHGVEYSHEHDEHLMVGVDFAQHGPHARGIELFFFLYYAMTLYHSLHVLVGVCVIATMGVLVWRGKIRGEYTTPLVVAGLYWHLVDIVWIFLFPLMYLIGR
- a CDS encoding Chemotaxis protein methyltransferase CheR, whose product is MGTERDPDRARTVGESGDAEPGLRESEAKYRALFESIEEAFCILRVELGADGAPVDLHFREVNQAFERHTGRADVVGKSARELFPHPESHWLDAVARVLRSGQPERIENFQSDLGRWFSVRYSRIGGEGSRLLAVVFNDITERKQTEITNSRLAAIVESSDDAIIRKDLNGIIETWNAGAERIFGYTADEVIGKPVTILMPPDRVNEEPGILARLRRGERVDHYETVRQRKDGSLIDIALTVSPIMDRHGKVVAASKIARDISSRKQVDRVLRESEHRHEFLLTLSDALREQPGGDAIGAVCVRMLAQHLEVDRCYMAQVSLADNRARMIAEHRGGDLPPAYGMEGEVPLSDFPACMRRLETEPLTVDDVRAEPGFSAAERQALLALQGHAAFIAAPLRATGQHPVWALVVGSRTPRAWTPEEVRLVEDVAERAWSAIERARKDAALREREAELQRASRAKDEFIAMLGHELRNPLAPIATTLQLMKLRAPDVLTRERGVIEAQVQHLTGLVNDLLDVARIATGKVELDSERVDIAGIVAAAVETTQPAMESGRQTLHVHVEEGLVVRGDRRRLVQVLVNLLGNAAKYSPPDRNVWLSAKAEDGQVVLRVRDEGQGIAPDLLPRIFESFIQDERALDRSRGGLGLGLSIVRSIVLLHGGSVAAASDGAYKGSEFTVRLPLLDRTHAGAATEQDALPAKAAALAERIRVLVVDDYAPAAENLALLLQEMGYRTAVASDGAAALATMQAFNPQVALVDIGLPVIDGYEVAQTVRRTAGFEHLPLVAITGYGQASDRARAIAAGFNEHLVKPLDAMHVSELIERLVAEGAVTALSGS